The Acanthochromis polyacanthus isolate Apoly-LR-REF ecotype Palm Island chromosome 5, KAUST_Apoly_ChrSc, whole genome shotgun sequence genome includes a window with the following:
- the il19l gene encoding interleukin 19 like translates to MKMLLGCSVSLLLLLLICLTEPVESGTLHLNSCSVNVHMHELRKYYTDIRSNAISEDSEIGVKLLDKSLMKDLQEGQTCCFIRLVLRFYVERVFSNYASSHPQQQRCSSALANAFISIRRDIHKCHCLCEEETQRKMDSVHAEFIKLQISQAAQKAVGELDTVLEWLEEQKTQA, encoded by the exons ATGAAGATGCTGCTCGGCTGCTccgtctctctgctgctgctgctcctcatcTGTCTGACTGAACCTGTGGAGAGTGGAACTCTGCATCTGAACAGCTGCTCTGTCAATGTTCACATGCATGAACTGCGCAAATATTACACTGACATACGATCAAATGCG ATATCAGAAGACAGTGAAATTGGAGTGAAACTTCTGGATAAATCATTAATGAAAGATCTTCAG gaGGGTCAAACGTGCTGCTTCATACGCCTGGTGCTGCGTTTCTATGTGGAGAGAGTTTTCAGCAACTACGCCTCTTCTCATCCGCAGCAGCAGCGCTGCTCCAGCGCTCTGGCCAACGCTTTCATCAGCATCAGAAGAGATATACACAAATGT CACTGCCTCTGTGAGGAAGAAACCCAGAGAAAAATGGACTCTGTGCACGCTGAGTTCATCAAG CTCCAGATAAGCCAGGCGGCCCAGAAGGCGGTGGGAGAGCTGGACACCGTGCTGGAGTGGCTGGaggaacagaaaacacaagcatAA
- the il10 gene encoding interleukin-10 has protein sequence MTLRFLLLSVLAVLSLLCIAWCNPTCNNDCCRFVEDFPVRLKKLREDYSQIRGFFEANDDLDKALLDQSVEDSFKSPFGCHSVNSVLGFYLSTVLPSALAGVTEETKDLIPHMESIQQIFDQLKNDVTKCRHYFSCKTHFDIRVLNSTYTEMKDKGLYKAMGEMNLLFNYIESYLASKRQISQPASA, from the exons ATGACTCTCCGGTTTCTCCTCCTGTCCGTCCTGGCTGTCTTGTCGCTCCTTTGCATTGCCTGGTGCAATCCAACGTGCAATAACGACTGCTGCCGTTTCGTGGAGGATTTCCCTGTCAGGCTGAAGAAGCTCCGAGAGGACTATTCACAGATCAGAGGCTTCTTT GAAGCCAACGATGACTTAGACAAAGCACTGCTAGACCAGAGTGTAGAGGACTCTTTTAAG aGCCCGTTTGGCTGCCACTCCGTAAACAGCGTTTTGGGCTTCTACCTGAGCACCGTGCTCCCCTCAGCACTTGCAGGGGTGACTGAGGAAACCAAGGACTTGATACCCCACATGGAATCCATACAGCAGATTTTCGACCAGCTCAAGAATGATGTCACCAAATGT AGACACTACTTCTCCTGCAAAACGCACTTTGACATCAGAGTCCTAAACTCTACTTATACTGAG ATGAAGGATAAAGGTCTATACAAAGCCATGGGGGAGATGAATCTGTTGTTCAACTACATTGAGTCATATCTGGCTTCTAAACGACAAATAAGCCAGCCGGCCTCTGCCTGA